One Camelina sativa cultivar DH55 chromosome 3, Cs, whole genome shotgun sequence genomic window carries:
- the LOC104769141 gene encoding ADP-ribosylation factor 1, whose translation MGLSFAKLFSRLFAKKEMRILMVGLDAAGKTTILYKLKLGEIVTTIPTIGFNVETVEYKNISFTVWDVGGQDKIRPLWRHYFQNTQGLIFVVDSNDRDRAVEARDELHRMLNEDELRDAVLLVFANKQDLPNAMNAAEITDKLGLHSLRQRHWYIQSTCATSGEGLYEGLDWLSNNIASKA comes from the exons ATGGGGCTTTCATTTGCGAAGCTTTTCAGCCGGCTTTTTGCCAAGAAGGAGATGCGGATCCTTATGGTGGGTCTCGATGCTGCTGGTAAGACTACCATTTTGTACAAGCTCAAGCTTGGTGAAATTGTAACCACCATTCCCACCATTG GGTTTAATGTGGAGACGGTTGAGTACAAGAACATCAGCTTCACAGTCTGGGATGTCGGGGGTCAGGACAAG ATCCGTCCCTTGTGGAGACACTACTTCCAAAACACTCAAGGTCTAATATTCGTGGTTGATAGCAATGACAGAGACCGTGCTGTTGAAGCGAGAGATGAACTTCACAGGATGTTGAATGAA GATGAGCTGCGGGATGCAGTACTGCTTGTGTTTGCCAACAAGCAAGATCTTCCAAACGCAATGAATGCTGCTGAGATAACTGATAAGCTTGGCCTTCACTCTCTCCGACAACGCCACtg GTACATCCAAAGCACATGCGCAACCAGCGGTGAAGGGCTCTATGAAGGTCTGGATTGGCTTTCCAACAACATTGCTAGCAAA